The Coffea arabica cultivar ET-39 chromosome 1e, Coffea Arabica ET-39 HiFi, whole genome shotgun sequence genome has a window encoding:
- the LOC113701174 gene encoding serine/threonine-protein kinase UCNL-like — protein MDNNATTWPEQELENLKAIKVLGKGATGTVFLVHHKSNDPAARCPFALKVVEKSSLSMKPNAESRARREISILNRLKQQPSLHSFLPNLLGTFETDDYLCWATPYCPGGDLNVLRFRQFDHVFSLAVIRFYLAEIICALEKLHSMGIVYRDLKPENILIQHSGHLTLTDFDLSRTLSPKKMETLLFTSDPEGEPSANIRKQHHRHRRNLTRFITLKMEKNKALGSNKGLKKAKSARVSPVSRRNPNLSAERTNSFVGTEEYVAPEIIRGDGHEFAVDWWALGVLCYEMLYGTTPFRGKNRNETFWKVLMMQPEFIGKPNSLTDLIGKLLEKDPTRRLGYQRGASEIKEHEYFRGLRWDLITEVLRPPFLPYRDETELTELSKGGTDIRDYFQKLKVPPSPSWSPSLDECRHNVSLTEF, from the coding sequence ATGGATAACAATGCCACCACGTGGCCTGAACAAGAGCTAGAAAACCTGAAAGCCATCAAAGTACTAGGCAAAGGAGCCACGGGAACAGTCTTTCTCGTTCATCACAAATCAAATGATCCTGCTGCCCGCTGCCCTTTTGCTCTCAAAGTCGTGGAAAAATCCTCCTTATCCATGAAGCCCAATGCCGAAAGCCGTGCCCGGCGGGAAATCTCTATCCTTAATCGCCTCAAACAGCAGCCATCTCTCCATTCCTTCCTCCCCAACCTCCTTGGAACATTCGAGACAGACGATTATCTTTGTTGGGCCACCCCTTATTGCCCCGGGGGGGACCTCAATGTCCTCCGCTTCCGCCAATTCGACCATGTCTTTTCGCTGGCTGTGATCCGTTTCTACCTGGCTGAAATCATCTGTGCCCTGGAAAAGCTCCACAGCATGGGCATTGTGTATAGAGACTTGAAACCGGAGAACATATTGATCCAACATTCTGGTCATCTAACCTTGACGGATTTCGATCTTTCACGTACCTTGTCACCCAAGAAAATGGAAACCCTACTGTTCACCTCCGACCCTGAAGGGGAGCCATCGGCCAATATCCGAAAACAACACCACCGCCATCGGAGGAATCTCACGCGCTTTATTACTCTCAAGATGGAGAAAAACAAAGCGCTTGGGAGCAACAAGGGGTTGAAGAAAGCGAAAAGTGCACGTGTTTCGCCCGTGAGCAgaagaaaccctaatctttcAGCTGAACGTACGAATTCGTTCGTTGGCACGGAAGAGTACGTTGCGCCGGAAATCATACGTGGAGATGGACATGAATTTGCTGTGGACTGGTGGGCTTTGGGAGTTCTTTGTTACGAAATGCTGTATGGGACTACGCCGTTTCGAGGGAAAAATCGAAAtgaaaccttttggaaagtTCTCATGATGCAGCCGGAGTTTATCGGAAAGCCTAACTCATTGACGGACTTGATTGGTAAGTTGCTGGAGAAGGACCCCACGCGCCGACTGGGGTACCAGAGAGGCGCGTCAGAGATTAAAGAGCACGAGTACTTCAGAGGGCTGAGGTGGGATTTGATAACGGAGGTTTTAAGGCCGCCGTTTCTGCCGTACAGAGACGAGACGGAATTGACAGAGCTGAGTAAGGGTGGAACTGATATAAGAGATTATTTCCAGAAGTTGAAGGTTCCACCGTCACCGTCATGGTCGCCGTCACTTGATGAATGCCGACATAACGTTTCATTAACGGAGTTCTGA
- the LOC140016226 gene encoding uncharacterized protein, translated as MTIWQLESRRWDAPQAGWIKLNTDAALDQKRNKAGWAVVARNNLGELVGSCARPNEGCAEAQVEEALAIREAMVIAKRMGSRKVELESDCKLVVDKINAREEEVSIATIQLDIWRLMKDFDKCCCSYTRRSNNYVSHYLAKFAITLIDVAEWKLSFPAWLLELAQADLQEQLL; from the coding sequence ATGACAATCTGGCAGTTGGAGAGCAGGAGATGGGATGCACCGCAAGCTGGCTGGATCAAGCTCAACACTGATGCAGCTTTGGACCAAAAGCGTAACAAGGCAGGGTGGGCTGTAGTGGCCAGGAACAACTTAGGGGAATTGGTAGGTTCATGCGCGAGGCCAAATGAAGGCTGTGCTGAGGCACAGGTGGAGGAAGCTCTGGCAATAAGAGAAGCTATGGTAATAGCTAAACGAATGGGATCGAGAAAAGTGGAGCTGGAATCGGATTGTAAGCTAGTAGTGGACAAAATCAATGCAAGGGAGGAGGAAGTCAGCATAGCCACAATTCAGTTGGATATTTGGAGGCTGATGAAAGATTTTGATAAATGTTGCTGTTCCTATACTAGAAGGAGCAACAACTATGTAAGTCACTATTTAGCAAAGTTTGCTATAACACTGATTGATGTAGCTGAATGGAAGCTTAGCTTCCCAGCGTGGTTGCTTGAGTTAGCTCAGGCTGATTTACAGGAGCAGTTGCTCTGA